From a region of the Oryza sativa Japonica Group chromosome 6, ASM3414082v1 genome:
- the LOC4341179 gene encoding protein ENHANCED DISEASE RESISTANCE 4 produces MEGDEGAAAAARIRLVRCPKCDKFLPELPAYSVYVCGGCGAALQAKKKYSAQGSDNSDNGHVKYLEVLESVAEAPEAMDGATADGRSIPNRISALHSRSVYNHEDNRMARGPSTSTGEATIRNDGREAKYMRIRNVENADMMKSVRGRGISDISPRSPIDGIPPTSYQAESLVNYQLQSKYRFSNREHANDRDLDGPSRVRGLEKDRAELLKMLDELRDQVQQSCEVTDAPSRSATTNRPADASSSHGAHDQPNQLRHDPSVLHWNGSHHSPSLNVQSPNIPQVHAPLPTRQNLHGYAEPIPHARASSYHAGAGYPCRNVDNFFFGHHDPDPLLSCHHEGLYHQPVCSCFNCYHREFLPVQGTPLGFTDQRAPYLMNSYGAYPVEGPLYGQQRYTSRGTNTSLQRNHLRTNVRKKPAQTCEPIAGGAPFTICYNCYEVLRIPMKHSLLGKEYKLMCGSCSHAILVNLDGSRLNVSEPAPGINLSAALQNGIGDSMRNNGHANADERLLPQYCFSNGSHESQEKDLESNSSESDSKHTPLGTDSENTPQSRDLPSEANVISHVPSLPHHDRCGFSPSEDSGKGSRSTHSEHEKAILFTESCKRNSIKDVCVANETQSPVDEFDDTLYAQDMLNLPQNVGHTRSTKAGDSFLTNLIKRSFKMNNGTRNGRARIFVNGFPISDRAVRKAEKLAGEICPGDYWYDYRAGFWGVMGRPCLGMIPPYIPEFNYPMPKNCGGGNTGIFINGRELHQKDLDLLVSRGLSDSPGRSYIVENSGKVSDEVSGEELYGLGKLAPTVEKMRRGFGMRVPRIIQ; encoded by the exons ATGGAAGGGgacgagggcgcggcggcggcggcgaggataaGGCTAGTGCGGTGCCCCAAGTGCGACAAGTTCTTGCCGGAGCTCCCCGCCTACTCCGTCTACGtctgcggcggctgcggcgccgcTCTCCAAG CAAAGAAGAAGTACTCAGCCCAAGGTTCTGATAACTCTGATAATGGACATGTGAAGTACCTTGAGGTACTAGAGAGTGTTGCGGAGGCGCCTGAAGCAATGGATGGTGCTACCGCTGATGGTAGATCTATACCCAATAGAATTTCAGCTTTGCACAGTAGATCAGTTTACAACCATGAAGACAATCGAATGGCAAGAGGTCCAAGTACTTCAACAGGTGAAGCTACTATTAGAAACGATGGTAGGGAGGCAAAGTACATGCGCATCCGTAATGTGGAAAATGCTGACATGATGAAATCAGTAAGAGGAAGAGGTATATCTGACATATCTCCGAGGTCTCCAATCGATGGAATTCCACCCACCTCTTACCAAGCGGAAAGCCTTGTCAACTACCAATTACAGTCAAAATACAGATTCTCCAACAGGGAGCATGCCAATGATAGGGACTTGGATGGTCCAAGCAGAGTTAGGGGCCTTGAGAAAGATCGTGCTGAGCTCTTGAAGATGCTTGATGAGTTGAGAGACCAGGTGCAGCAATCATGTGAGGTTACTGATGCACCAAGTAGAAGTGCTACAACTAATAGACCTGCAGATGCCTCAAGTTCACATGGTGCGCATGATCAGCCAAATCAGCTGAGGCATGATCCATCTGTATTGCATTGGAATGGTTCTCATCACTCGCCATCCTTGAATGTGCAAAGTCCTAATATCCCACAAGTCCATGCTCCATTGCCTACTCGACAGAATCTTCATGGATATGCAGAGCCCATCCCGCATGCGAGAGCCTCTAGCTATCATGCTGGTGCTGGTTACCCCTGCAGAAATGTTGATAATTTCTTCTTTGGACATCATGATCCTGACCCTTTGCTCTCATGTCACCATGAAGGCTTGTACCATCAGCCCGTCTGTTCTTGCTTCAATTGTTACCACCGAGAGTTTTTGCCTGTACAGGGAACTCCCCTTGGTTTTACTGATCAAAGGGCACCATACCTTATGAACAGTTATGGAGCATATCCTGTAGAGGGTCCCCTATATGGTCAGCAGAGATACACTTCAAGAGGTACTAATACTTCTTTACAGAGGAATCACCTGAGGACCAATGTAAGGAAGAAACCGGCACAAACTTGTGAGCCGATTGCAGGTGGTGCCCCTTTCACCATATGCTACAATTGCTATGAAGTGCTGCGAATACCAATGAAACATTCTTTGTTGGGAAAGGAGTATAAGCTGATGTGTGGATCATGCTCACATGCAATTCTAGTCAACCTTGATGGAAGCAGGCTCAATGTTTCAGAACCTGCGCCCGGTATAAATTTATCTGCTGCACTGCAAAATGGTATTGGTGATAGCATGAGAAACAATGGGCATGCTAATGCTGATGAGAGGTTGCTTCCACAATATTGTTTTTCTAATGGAAGTCATGAATCTCAAGAAAAAGATCTAGAATCAAATTCAAGTGAATCAGATAGCAAACACACTCCTCTAGGGACTGATTCTGAAAATACTCCCCAGTCCAGGGATCTTCCTTCTGAAGCCAATGTAATTTCCCATGTACCAAGTTTACCGCATCATGATCGTTGTGGATTCTCACCATCGGAAGATTCTGGAAAGGGAAGTAGAAGTACCCATTCTGAACATGAAAAGGCTATCCTATTTACTGAAAGTTGCAAACGGAACTCAATTAAAGATGTATGTGTAGCCAATGAGACACAGTCTCCAGTCGATGAGTTTGATGATACTTTATATGCACAAGATATGCTAAATTTGCCACAAAATGTTGGCCATACTAGGTCTACAAAGGCAGGCGATTCATTTCTAACCAATCTCATTAAAAGGAGCTTCAAAATGAACAATGGAACACGCAATGGAAGAGCAAGGATTTTTGTTAATGGCTTTCCTATCTCTGACCGTGCAGTCAGGAAGGCTGAGAAGCTAGCTGGAGAAATCTGTCCTGGTGATTACTG GTATGATTATCGTGCTGGGTTCTGGGGTGTTATGGGGCGACCCTGCCTTGGCATGATACCT CCTTATATTCCAGAGTTCAATTATCCTATGCCCAAGAACTGTGGTGGTGGAAACACCGGCATATTTATTAATGGGAGAGAACTTCATCAGAAGGATTTGGATCTACTTGTGTCTCGAGGACTGTCTGATTCCCCTGGCAGATCTTATATAGTTGAAAATTCTGGGAAAGTTTCAGATGAAGTTTCTGGTGAAGAGCTTTATGGCCTTGGCAAGCTTGCACCGAC TGTGGAGAAAATGAGGCGCGGATTTGGCATGCGAGTCCCAAGAATCATCCAGTGA